From one Micromonospora siamensis genomic stretch:
- a CDS encoding NUDIX hydrolase produces MRQERRVGAYGVLREGERVLLTRGSAAGPAPGVWQVPGGGLEHAEHPADALVREFAEETGLTVAPTGLRAAVADVLTLRDAGVALHVDRLVFDVEVRSGELRPEVAGGTDELAWVTPEEAAGLSLMPFTAELLGLPVTPLPAGLPRSAPTPAAAEPPLDRRLRFGAYGLVTDPTGRVLLTQIAPGYPGAGRWHLPGGGTDHGEQPAAGLLRELVEEAGQLGRVVELIGVDNLHNPAALGPEGRPLDWHGVRVIYRVVVDDPTEARVTELAGGSTASAAWFPPAELDALRLTEVAALATGRRGR; encoded by the coding sequence ATGCGGCAGGAGCGGCGGGTCGGCGCGTACGGGGTGCTGCGCGAGGGTGAGCGGGTGCTGCTGACCCGGGGTTCGGCGGCCGGCCCGGCCCCCGGGGTGTGGCAGGTGCCGGGTGGCGGGCTGGAGCACGCCGAGCACCCGGCCGACGCGCTGGTCCGCGAGTTCGCCGAGGAGACCGGGCTGACCGTGGCCCCGACCGGGCTGCGGGCCGCGGTGGCCGACGTGCTGACCCTCCGGGACGCGGGGGTGGCGCTGCACGTGGACCGGCTGGTCTTCGACGTCGAGGTCCGTTCCGGTGAGCTGCGGCCGGAGGTCGCCGGCGGCACCGACGAGCTGGCCTGGGTGACCCCGGAGGAAGCCGCCGGGCTGTCGCTGATGCCGTTCACCGCCGAGCTGCTCGGGCTGCCGGTCACACCGCTGCCGGCCGGCCTGCCCCGGTCCGCCCCGACTCCGGCCGCGGCCGAGCCGCCGCTCGACCGGCGCCTGCGGTTCGGCGCGTACGGGCTGGTCACCGATCCGACGGGCCGGGTGCTGCTGACCCAGATCGCTCCCGGCTACCCGGGTGCCGGCCGCTGGCACCTGCCCGGTGGCGGCACCGACCACGGCGAGCAGCCGGCCGCCGGGCTGCTCCGCGAGCTGGTCGAGGAGGCCGGCCAGTTGGGTCGGGTGGTCGAGCTGATCGGCGTGGACAATCTGCACAACCCGGCAGCGTTGGGGCCGGAGGGCCGCCCGCTGGACTGGCACGGGGTGCGGGTGATCTACCGGGTGGTGGTGGACGACCCCACCGAGGCGCGGGTGACCGAGCTGGCGGGCGGTTCCACCGCCAGTGCGGCGTGGTTCCCACCCGCTGAACTCGATGCCCTGAGGCTCACCGAGGTGGCCGCGCTGGCAACCGGACGTCGGGGGCGATAG
- a CDS encoding NUDIX hydrolase — translation MTTLLEPLRRIAAYAVCADSVGRVLLVRASERSGTPGTWSLPGGAVDHGEDPKHTVVRETAAETGLSVAVSGLHDVLADMRALPERGITIHTDRLLYRVTVRGGTLTERVDRPTDLARWFTLDEARELPLRSFTARALGLPASSADIVPDEAPEFPSFYAVPGPDGLHRAQRFAAYAVVTDPDGRVLLTRVSDGYPGAGCWHLPGGGTDYGEQPGAALIRELVEETGQTGRLVELLGVASHRDAASLGPEGYPIDWHGVRAFYRVVVDQPAPPTVADVGGSTCEARWFARDELGALPTDRLTEVTAEAVHAAQLT, via the coding sequence GTGACCACCTTGCTGGAGCCGCTCCGCAGGATCGCGGCATACGCAGTTTGTGCTGATTCAGTCGGCCGAGTGTTGCTGGTCCGCGCATCGGAGCGCTCCGGCACCCCCGGCACGTGGTCCCTGCCCGGTGGGGCGGTCGACCACGGCGAGGACCCGAAACACACGGTCGTCCGGGAGACCGCCGCCGAGACCGGCCTCTCGGTCGCCGTGTCCGGCCTGCACGACGTCCTCGCCGACATGCGGGCCCTGCCCGAGCGGGGCATCACCATCCACACCGACCGGCTGCTCTACCGGGTGACGGTGCGCGGCGGCACGCTGACCGAACGGGTCGACCGCCCCACCGACCTGGCCCGCTGGTTCACCCTGGACGAGGCTCGCGAGCTGCCGCTGCGCTCGTTCACCGCCCGGGCGCTCGGGCTGCCCGCCTCCTCCGCCGACATCGTCCCGGACGAGGCCCCGGAGTTCCCCTCCTTCTACGCCGTGCCCGGTCCCGACGGGCTGCACCGGGCCCAGCGCTTCGCCGCGTACGCCGTGGTGACCGACCCGGACGGCCGGGTGCTGCTGACCCGGGTCTCCGACGGCTACCCGGGCGCCGGCTGCTGGCACCTGCCCGGCGGCGGCACCGACTACGGCGAGCAGCCCGGCGCGGCGCTGATCCGCGAGTTGGTCGAGGAGACCGGCCAGACCGGCCGCCTGGTGGAGTTGCTCGGGGTGGCCAGCCACCGGGACGCCGCCTCGCTCGGCCCGGAGGGCTACCCGATCGACTGGCACGGGGTGCGCGCCTTCTACCGGGTAGTGGTCGACCAGCCCGCCCCGCCCACCGTGGCCGACGTCGGCGGTTCGACCTGTGAGGCCCGCTGGTTCGCCCGGGACGAGCTGGGCGCCCTGCCCACCGACCGGCTGACCGAGGTGACCGCCGAGGCCGTGCACGCCGCCCAGCTCACCTGA
- a CDS encoding bacteriorhodopsin: MSGWWLWGYVAAMAAGALLFLRWWADPKGVPSVEYRVALAVPVWSGLWYTLLALGGGRTDGGGHPVYWARYADWAVSASLLLTALALTATHALPHRHPRLLTTLVGANLVMILSGLLGDLAVDPWSRYLLFGFGALSLLAILTLIYGPLRAVARRQPTELYRAYREAALLLGALWLGYPVFWLLGPSGVGLLGGTTDTALFVLLSVASKVGWGALDLARLRELGARHELPLGSTR, translated from the coding sequence ATGAGCGGGTGGTGGCTGTGGGGCTACGTCGCCGCCATGGCGGCCGGCGCACTGCTGTTCCTGCGCTGGTGGGCCGACCCGAAGGGGGTGCCGTCGGTCGAGTACCGGGTGGCCCTCGCAGTCCCGGTCTGGTCTGGCCTCTGGTACACCCTGCTGGCCCTCGGCGGCGGCCGCACGGACGGCGGTGGCCATCCGGTCTACTGGGCGCGGTACGCCGACTGGGCAGTCAGCGCCTCACTGCTGCTGACCGCGCTGGCCCTCACCGCGACACACGCCCTACCCCACCGGCACCCCCGGCTGCTGACGACGCTGGTCGGCGCGAACCTGGTGATGATCCTCAGCGGCCTGCTCGGCGACCTCGCCGTCGATCCATGGAGCCGATACCTTCTCTTCGGGTTCGGAGCTCTCAGCCTGCTCGCCATCCTCACCTTGATCTACGGACCGCTCCGCGCCGTCGCCCGCCGGCAGCCGACCGAGCTTTACCGGGCCTATCGGGAGGCGGCCCTGCTGCTCGGCGCGCTCTGGCTCGGATACCCCGTGTTCTGGTTGCTCGGGCCCTCCGGCGTGGGGCTGCTCGGCGGCACCACCGACACGGCCCTGTTCGTCCTGTTGTCCGTCGCGTCCAAGGTCGGCTGGGGAGCCCTCGACCTCGCCCGGCTCCGCGAACTGGGCGCGCGGCACGAACTCCCACTCGGATCAACCCGGTGA
- a CDS encoding phosphatidylserine decarboxylase, with amino-acid sequence MTQSPAVRTSGQPGPVRIGERAARALVSELARRNDPKSALLVGATPESAVLAAAVDALLPGDTLTVVPAEAATSAALRDHVTAQGRWVADRVRVVDSLAEADAAEVVIAAEPFAGTAEETRAAVDGLAKYLTDGAVLSVAGPLYRTAGASAELDRHGVLYGFRTDLVLRNTPPVRVHHLRFTPASAALAGRLAPAYRPSSVPLTRGMHIDSNGVAAAGITLGLAALARISRPKSKLWLLPALAAAPVAAFFRDPERDVPEDASAVVASADGQVLSVQRLRDERFGEGEWLRIAVFLSVLDVHVNRSPVAGKVVDYFVADGGFVNAMKPDAEHNVAAYTVLDTEHGTVVVAQRTGLIARRIVQRAPIGSLLARGERFGLIRFGSRTDVYLPADAAEPLVGPGDKVVGGSTVIARWS; translated from the coding sequence ATGACCCAGTCCCCCGCCGTGCGGACCTCCGGCCAGCCCGGTCCGGTCCGCATCGGCGAGCGCGCCGCCCGTGCCCTCGTCAGCGAACTCGCCCGTCGCAACGACCCGAAGTCCGCCCTGCTGGTGGGGGCGACGCCGGAGTCCGCGGTGCTCGCCGCGGCGGTCGACGCGCTGCTGCCCGGTGACACGCTCACCGTCGTGCCGGCCGAGGCGGCCACCTCGGCCGCGCTGCGCGATCACGTGACGGCCCAGGGACGCTGGGTCGCCGACCGGGTCCGGGTCGTGGACTCGCTCGCCGAGGCCGACGCCGCCGAGGTGGTGATCGCGGCCGAGCCGTTCGCCGGCACCGCGGAGGAGACCCGCGCCGCCGTGGACGGCCTCGCGAAGTACCTCACCGACGGCGCGGTGCTCAGCGTGGCCGGCCCGCTCTACCGCACCGCCGGGGCGAGCGCCGAGCTGGACCGGCACGGCGTGCTGTACGGGTTCCGCACCGACCTGGTGCTGCGCAACACCCCGCCGGTGCGGGTTCACCACCTGCGCTTCACCCCGGCGAGCGCGGCGCTGGCCGGCCGGCTGGCGCCCGCGTACCGGCCGTCGAGCGTGCCGCTGACCCGGGGCATGCACATCGACTCCAACGGTGTGGCCGCGGCCGGCATCACGCTCGGCCTGGCCGCGCTGGCCCGGATCAGCCGGCCGAAGTCCAAGCTCTGGCTGCTGCCGGCGCTGGCCGCCGCCCCGGTGGCCGCCTTCTTCCGGGACCCGGAGCGGGACGTGCCGGAGGACGCGTCGGCCGTGGTGGCCTCCGCGGACGGGCAGGTCCTCTCGGTGCAGCGGCTGCGCGACGAGCGGTTCGGCGAGGGCGAGTGGCTGCGGATCGCCGTCTTCCTCTCGGTGCTGGACGTGCACGTCAACCGCTCGCCGGTGGCCGGCAAGGTGGTCGACTACTTCGTGGCCGACGGCGGCTTCGTCAACGCGATGAAGCCGGACGCCGAGCACAACGTCGCGGCGTACACGGTGCTGGACACCGAGCACGGCACCGTGGTGGTGGCCCAGCGGACCGGGCTGATCGCCCGGCGCATCGTGCAGCGGGCACCGATCGGCTCGCTGCTGGCCCGTGGCGAGCGCTTCGGGCTGATCCGGTTCGGGTCGCGCACCGACGTCTACCTGCCGGCCGACGCGGCCGAGCCGCTGGTCGGCCCGGGTGACAAGGTGGTGGGCGGCTCGACCGTCATCGCCCGCTGGAGCTGA
- a CDS encoding PspC domain-containing protein yields MTDDAARPPLPGASPQDAPPPPAAATPAGAEPAADSATPPPPGPPRPGEGPAGPPPGAGQQPPPGYAPPPGASFTSRYGLVRPREGRYLAGVCAAIGRATNTDPVLWRVILAVLGFFGGIGVLVYVSAWLIIPGEGDTASPVESMLGRGRSSMSPVTVIVLGILVAVSFGYIVTDAFRAVLLGAAILVGGALLLNREDRRPVAGPGPVPPPGPPGAPPGPVPPVAWPAPAPTVAPPPVVPTAPVSGGPAAAPVTAPPAHQQAAPPEVGYPPAACAEAGHPPPAPPEVGYPPAARAEAGYPPPAPPEVGYPPAAPPEVGYPPAARAEAGYPPAAHPVPGYRPEPASPVGVPPVGPLPPAGYRPPFAPGGPWAAGPRPPAAPPAPPSKPPKRPRERSPLGAVTFSLIFLALGVVALLDLLDVFPIGAAAYFAAALTVIGLGLLVGAWFGRARWLVALGLVTAAALGVATVADSYDGVGGLEGDVTWAPTSYQELAVRYRNDLGNAVLDLRAVDFDKRETTVDVTVNLGNATVVVPPDVDVTTVAEVRAGEAVVFGERTTGPGGQPRKEVTDLGRDGPGGGRLRLVAHVNAGNLEVTR; encoded by the coding sequence ATGACCGACGACGCCGCCCGTCCGCCCCTGCCCGGGGCGTCACCGCAGGACGCGCCACCACCGCCGGCGGCGGCCACCCCCGCCGGCGCGGAGCCCGCAGCGGACTCCGCCACGCCACCGCCGCCCGGGCCGCCCCGGCCGGGCGAGGGCCCCGCCGGCCCGCCGCCGGGCGCCGGGCAGCAACCCCCTCCCGGGTACGCTCCGCCGCCCGGCGCCAGCTTCACCTCCCGGTACGGCCTGGTCCGTCCCCGGGAGGGCCGCTACCTGGCGGGCGTCTGCGCGGCGATCGGCCGGGCCACCAACACCGATCCGGTGCTCTGGCGGGTGATCCTCGCGGTGCTGGGCTTCTTCGGCGGCATCGGCGTCCTGGTCTACGTGTCCGCCTGGCTGATCATCCCCGGCGAGGGGGACACCGCCTCCCCGGTCGAGTCGATGCTGGGACGCGGCCGGTCGAGCATGTCCCCGGTCACGGTGATCGTGCTCGGCATCCTGGTGGCGGTGAGTTTCGGCTACATCGTCACCGACGCCTTCCGGGCGGTGCTGCTCGGCGCGGCCATCCTGGTCGGCGGCGCCCTGCTGCTCAACCGGGAAGACCGACGGCCGGTCGCCGGGCCCGGCCCGGTCCCGCCGCCGGGCCCGCCGGGCGCACCACCCGGTCCGGTGCCGCCGGTCGCCTGGCCGGCGCCGGCCCCCACCGTCGCGCCGCCGCCCGTCGTGCCGACGGCACCGGTCTCCGGCGGTCCGGCGGCTGCTCCGGTGACCGCTCCACCGGCCCACCAGCAGGCGGCCCCACCTGAAGTGGGCTATCCACCAGCCGCCTGCGCGGAGGCCGGCCACCCACCGCCGGCCCCACCTGAGGTGGGCTACCCACCGGCCGCCCGCGCGGAGGCCGGCTACCCACCGCCGGCCCCACCTGAGGTGGGCTATCCACCGGCCGCCCCACCTGAGGTGGGCTACCCACCGGCCGCCCGCGCGGAGGCCGGCTACCCACCGGCCGCCCACCCCGTGCCGGGGTACCGGCCGGAGCCGGCGTCGCCGGTCGGCGTACCGCCGGTCGGCCCGCTGCCCCCGGCCGGCTACCGCCCGCCGTTCGCCCCCGGTGGCCCCTGGGCGGCCGGTCCCCGGCCACCGGCCGCACCGCCGGCCCCACCGAGCAAACCGCCGAAGCGGCCGCGCGAGCGGTCCCCGCTCGGTGCGGTCACCTTCTCGCTGATCTTCCTGGCGCTGGGGGTGGTGGCGCTGCTGGACCTGCTGGACGTCTTCCCCATCGGGGCGGCCGCGTACTTCGCGGCGGCGCTCACGGTGATCGGCCTCGGCCTGCTCGTCGGCGCCTGGTTCGGTCGGGCCCGCTGGCTGGTGGCGCTGGGCCTGGTCACCGCCGCCGCCCTGGGCGTGGCCACGGTGGCCGACTCCTACGACGGGGTCGGCGGCCTCGAGGGCGACGTGACCTGGGCTCCGACCAGCTACCAGGAGCTCGCCGTGCGGTATCGCAACGACCTCGGCAACGCGGTGCTGGACCTGCGCGCCGTGGACTTCGACAAGCGGGAGACGACGGTCGACGTGACGGTGAACCTGGGCAACGCCACCGTGGTGGTGCCACCGGACGTCGACGTGACGACGGTCGCCGAGGTCCGGGCCGGTGAGGCGGTGGTCTTCGGGGAACGCACCACCGGCCCCGGTGGCCAGCCCCGGAAGGAGGTGACCGACCTGGGTCGGGACGGACCGGGCGGTGGCCGGCTGCGGTTGGTCGCCCACGTCAACGCGGGCAATCTGGAGGTGACCCGGTGA
- a CDS encoding ATP-binding protein, whose protein sequence is MAAGVAAGIAEHLGISVVRVRIAFMVLLGLSGLGLLLYAAFWAVVPLRPGDTAAPARRDVAELLPFVAIGLGVLLVQMMVFHSVGAAGTAGWLVAIIAVGAGVIWHQSAPERRRQWGESMPVPWLGAVVEESDRRAFVLRFIGGGVLVAVGIIGVVAVYSPVQNFDVVVNGVIFALVGLAGVGVVAAPVLWRTWNQLRSEREGRIREQERAELAAMVHDQVLHTLALIQRNAADVKTVQRLARGQERSLRNWLYRPTASPNERFAAALEQAAAEVEDTFAITVEAVVVGDRETDERVGALIAAAREALVNAARHAEVRTVSLYAEVEPDQVSVFVRDRGRGFDPDTVEDHRHGVRGSIIGRMKRHGGRAEIRSGPGEGTEVRLILPITGNGGTAERDR, encoded by the coding sequence ATGGCGGCGGGCGTCGCCGCAGGCATCGCCGAGCACCTCGGCATCTCGGTGGTGCGGGTACGGATCGCCTTCATGGTCCTGCTCGGGCTGAGCGGGCTGGGCCTGCTGCTCTACGCCGCCTTCTGGGCGGTCGTCCCGCTGCGCCCCGGCGACACCGCCGCCCCGGCCCGGCGGGACGTCGCCGAGCTGCTGCCGTTCGTGGCGATCGGGCTGGGCGTGCTGCTGGTCCAGATGATGGTCTTCCACTCGGTGGGCGCCGCCGGCACCGCCGGCTGGCTGGTCGCGATCATCGCGGTCGGGGCCGGGGTGATCTGGCACCAGTCCGCCCCGGAGCGCCGCCGGCAGTGGGGCGAGTCGATGCCGGTGCCCTGGCTGGGTGCGGTGGTGGAGGAGAGCGACCGGCGGGCCTTCGTGCTCCGGTTCATCGGCGGCGGGGTGCTCGTCGCGGTCGGCATCATCGGCGTCGTCGCCGTCTACTCCCCGGTGCAGAACTTCGACGTCGTGGTCAACGGCGTCATCTTCGCCCTGGTCGGCCTGGCCGGCGTCGGGGTGGTCGCGGCACCCGTGCTGTGGCGCACCTGGAACCAGCTCCGCTCCGAGCGGGAGGGGCGGATCCGGGAGCAGGAGCGCGCCGAACTGGCGGCGATGGTGCACGACCAGGTGCTGCACACGCTGGCGCTGATCCAGCGCAACGCCGCCGACGTGAAGACCGTGCAGCGGTTGGCCCGGGGCCAGGAACGGTCCCTGCGCAACTGGCTCTACCGGCCCACCGCGTCGCCCAACGAGCGCTTCGCGGCCGCCCTGGAGCAGGCCGCCGCCGAGGTCGAGGACACCTTCGCGATCACCGTCGAGGCGGTGGTGGTCGGTGACCGGGAGACCGACGAGCGGGTCGGCGCGCTGATCGCCGCGGCCCGGGAGGCGCTGGTGAACGCCGCCCGGCACGCCGAGGTACGGACCGTCTCGCTCTATGCCGAGGTGGAGCCCGATCAGGTCAGCGTCTTCGTGCGCGACCGGGGCAGGGGCTTCGACCCCGATACGGTGGAGGACCATCGGCACGGAGTACGAGGTTCCATCATCGGCCGGATGAAGCGGCACGGCGGCCGGGCGGAGATCCGCTCCGGCCCGGGTGAGGGCACCGAGGTCCGGTTGATCCTGCCGATCACCGGCAACGGCGGCACAGCGGAGAGGGACAGATGA
- a CDS encoding bacteriorhodopsin, whose protein sequence is MNFENTFSYNVDQFTLISHVLSLGFAVMAAGLVYFLVNRRTVAPRYQSASLLSAVVMVSAFFELLLLYQRWVGAFQWNGSAFVQAGTLFSNGYRYVNWSIDVPVLLIQLLVVMGVTGRRFHLSWVAFVVGGLAMIYTGYVGQFHEVDRNAPFWVWGLISTVFFLLLLALVARVIFGNLHRLPESARGMARGVFWLVVVSWLLYPGAYLMPAMWDSADGVVARQITYTVADVTSKVVYGVLLGLIARRVSAVEGYAPAMDDELALPRGGVTDDRGVARGGRGGRGGAPGRDG, encoded by the coding sequence GTGAACTTCGAGAACACGTTCTCGTACAACGTGGATCAGTTCACGTTGATCTCCCACGTGCTGAGCCTGGGCTTCGCAGTGATGGCCGCGGGGCTGGTCTACTTCCTGGTCAACAGGCGTACCGTCGCCCCTCGCTACCAGTCGGCGTCGCTGCTCTCCGCGGTGGTGATGGTGTCGGCCTTCTTTGAGCTGCTGCTGCTCTACCAACGTTGGGTCGGTGCCTTTCAGTGGAACGGCTCCGCCTTCGTCCAGGCTGGCACCCTCTTTTCCAATGGCTACCGGTACGTCAACTGGTCGATCGACGTGCCGGTGTTGTTGATCCAGTTGTTGGTCGTGATGGGGGTGACCGGTCGTCGGTTCCACCTGAGCTGGGTGGCGTTCGTGGTCGGCGGCCTGGCGATGATCTACACCGGTTATGTCGGGCAGTTCCACGAGGTCGATCGCAACGCGCCGTTCTGGGTGTGGGGGTTGATCAGCACGGTCTTCTTCCTGCTCCTGCTCGCCCTGGTGGCGCGGGTGATCTTCGGCAACCTCCATCGGCTGCCCGAGTCGGCACGGGGCATGGCCAGGGGGGTGTTCTGGCTGGTCGTCGTCTCCTGGCTGCTCTATCCCGGGGCGTACCTGATGCCGGCGATGTGGGACTCAGCCGACGGGGTGGTGGCCCGGCAGATCACCTACACGGTTGCCGACGTCACGTCGAAGGTGGTCTACGGCGTCCTGCTCGGGCTCATCGCCCGCCGGGTCAGCGCCGTCGAGGGCTACGCCCCCGCCATGGACGACGAGTTGGCACTGCCCCGCGGTGGCGTCACGGACGACCGTGGCGTCGCGAGGGGCGGGCGGGGCGGCCGTGGTGGGGCGCCAGGGCGCGACGGATAG
- a CDS encoding CDP-alcohol phosphatidyltransferase family protein: protein MRRSSTFARQVLLVRVGRRDGDLMPGTDLPEPRYVDRQLRRRGRARYERAEVEAVMPVSPALAPSQPVDESPAMSIPLLPGERTASRRMKFALVQACTLASLMLGINAIFVAMNGQARIAAFFLIACVVFDGLDGALARKFGVASPFGAQMDSLADMCSFGLAAPVVVYASLAGSAPPAAAAVACALVASCAAIRLARFNVSPKDGRFFCGVPTTMSAAVLALTVAIGLPVPGAVLVAGVALLAFAMVSSFPYAKLARLVKLPPWLWLAPVVGALVDIRLTFALVVVGYLVSGPLLWLHQRRAV, encoded by the coding sequence TTGCGCCGCAGCAGCACGTTCGCCCGCCAGGTGCTGCTGGTCCGGGTGGGCCGCCGCGACGGCGACCTGATGCCCGGCACCGACCTGCCCGAGCCCCGCTACGTCGACCGGCAGCTCCGCCGGCGCGGCCGCGCCCGCTACGAGCGCGCCGAGGTCGAGGCCGTCATGCCGGTCAGCCCGGCCCTCGCGCCGAGCCAGCCGGTGGACGAGTCGCCGGCGATGTCGATCCCGCTGCTCCCGGGCGAGCGCACCGCGTCCCGCCGGATGAAGTTCGCGCTGGTCCAGGCGTGCACCCTGGCCAGCCTGATGCTCGGCATCAACGCGATCTTCGTGGCGATGAACGGCCAGGCCCGGATCGCGGCCTTCTTCCTGATCGCCTGCGTGGTCTTCGACGGCCTGGACGGCGCCCTGGCCCGCAAGTTCGGGGTGGCCAGCCCGTTCGGCGCCCAGATGGACTCGCTGGCCGACATGTGCTCGTTCGGCCTGGCCGCGCCGGTGGTGGTCTACGCCTCGCTGGCCGGTTCGGCCCCGCCGGCCGCCGCGGCGGTGGCCTGCGCGCTGGTCGCCTCCTGTGCCGCCATCCGGTTGGCCCGGTTCAACGTCTCGCCGAAGGACGGCCGGTTCTTCTGCGGCGTACCGACCACCATGTCGGCGGCGGTGCTGGCCCTGACGGTCGCCATCGGGCTGCCCGTCCCCGGCGCGGTGCTGGTGGCCGGGGTGGCGCTGCTCGCCTTCGCGATGGTCTCCAGCTTCCCGTACGCCAAGCTCGCCCGGCTGGTCAAGCTCCCGCCGTGGCTCTGGCTCGCCCCGGTCGTCGGCGCGCTGGTCGACATCCGGCTCACCTTCGCCCTGGTGGTGGTGGGTTACCTGGTCAGCGGTCCGCTGCTCTGGCTGCACCAGCGCCGGGCGGTCTGA
- the guaA gene encoding glutamine-hydrolyzing GMP synthase: MSTPRPVLVVDFGAQYAQLIARRVREAKVYSEIVPHSMPVAEMLAKNPAAIILSGGPSSVYAPDAPQIDAGMFDSDVPVFGICYGFQAMAQALGGTVARTGNREYGGTPLRPRLLEPGVLLRDLPADLPVWMSHGDAVTEAPAGFTVTAESAGAPVAAFEDLAGRRAGVQFHPEVGHTAHGQEMLTRFLYDIAGIEPTWTPENIIEEQVARIREQVGDKEVICGLSGGVDSAVAAALVHEAVGDQLTCVFVDHGLLRAGEAEQVEKDYVAATGIKLKVVDARERFLGALAGVTDPEQKRKIIGREFIRVFEAAAREVAAHGDVEFLVQGTLYPDVVESGGGTGTANIKSHHNVGGLPEDLKFALVEPLRTLFKDEVRRLGLQLGLPEAMVWRHPFPGPGLAIRIIGAVDEERLAVLRRADLIAREELTAAGLDRGVWQFPVVLLADVRSVGVQGDGRSYGHPVVLRPVSSEDAMTADWSRLPYDVVARISTRITNEVAEVNRVVLDVTSKPPGTIEWE, from the coding sequence ATGAGCACGCCTCGCCCCGTCCTCGTGGTGGACTTCGGAGCCCAGTACGCCCAGCTCATCGCGCGCCGGGTGCGCGAGGCGAAGGTCTACTCGGAGATCGTCCCGCACTCGATGCCCGTCGCCGAGATGCTGGCGAAGAACCCCGCCGCGATCATCCTGTCCGGCGGCCCGTCCAGCGTCTACGCGCCGGACGCCCCGCAGATCGACGCCGGCATGTTCGACTCCGACGTCCCGGTCTTCGGCATCTGCTACGGCTTCCAGGCGATGGCCCAGGCCCTCGGCGGCACGGTGGCCCGCACCGGCAACCGGGAGTACGGCGGCACGCCGCTGCGCCCCCGCCTGCTGGAGCCCGGGGTGCTGCTGCGGGACCTGCCGGCGGACCTGCCGGTCTGGATGAGCCACGGCGACGCGGTGACCGAGGCGCCGGCGGGCTTCACGGTGACCGCCGAGTCGGCGGGCGCGCCGGTTGCCGCGTTCGAGGACCTGGCCGGGCGTCGGGCCGGGGTGCAGTTCCATCCGGAGGTCGGGCACACCGCGCACGGCCAGGAGATGCTCACCCGGTTCCTCTACGACATCGCCGGCATCGAGCCGACCTGGACGCCCGAGAACATCATCGAGGAGCAGGTCGCCCGGATCCGGGAGCAGGTCGGTGACAAGGAGGTCATCTGCGGCCTGTCCGGCGGGGTGGACTCGGCGGTCGCCGCGGCGCTGGTGCACGAGGCGGTCGGTGACCAGCTGACCTGCGTCTTCGTCGACCACGGGCTGCTGCGGGCCGGTGAGGCCGAGCAGGTGGAGAAGGACTACGTCGCGGCCACCGGGATCAAGCTCAAGGTGGTCGACGCCCGCGAGCGGTTCCTCGGGGCGCTGGCCGGGGTGACCGACCCGGAGCAGAAGCGCAAGATCATCGGCCGGGAGTTCATCCGGGTCTTCGAGGCCGCCGCGCGGGAGGTCGCCGCGCACGGTGACGTCGAGTTCCTGGTGCAGGGCACCCTCTACCCGGACGTGGTGGAGTCCGGCGGTGGCACCGGCACCGCCAACATCAAGAGTCACCACAACGTCGGCGGCCTGCCGGAGGACCTGAAGTTCGCCCTGGTCGAGCCGCTGCGCACGCTGTTCAAGGACGAGGTCCGCAGGCTCGGTCTCCAGCTCGGTCTCCCCGAGGCGATGGTCTGGCGGCACCCGTTCCCGGGCCCGGGCCTGGCCATCCGGATCATCGGCGCGGTCGACGAGGAGCGGCTCGCCGTGCTGCGCCGGGCCGACCTGATCGCCCGGGAGGAGCTGACCGCCGCCGGCCTGGACCGGGGCGTGTGGCAGTTCCCGGTGGTGCTCCTGGCCGACGTGCGCAGCGTCGGGGTGCAGGGTGACGGGCGCAGCTACGGGCATCCCGTGGTGCTGCGCCCGGTCTCCAGCGAGGACGCGATGACCGCCGACTGGTCCCGGCTGCCCTACGACGTGGTCGCTCGGATCTCCACCCGGATCACCAACGAGGTGGCGGAGGTGAACCGGGTGGTGCTGGACGTGACCAGCAAGCCGCCGGGCACCATCGAGTGGGAGTGA
- a CDS encoding PspC domain-containing protein, translating into MTSTFPPQAPYKQLRRPTTDRMLAGVASGLGRYFDVDPTLVRVVFAVSALLTGGFAALAYPIMWFLMPEEPAGAPAWPHPTDTAPRPTPPAPPAG; encoded by the coding sequence ATGACCTCCACATTCCCGCCCCAGGCCCCGTACAAGCAGCTCCGCCGACCCACCACCGACCGGATGCTGGCCGGCGTGGCCAGCGGCCTCGGTCGCTACTTCGACGTCGACCCCACCCTGGTCCGGGTGGTGTTCGCGGTGAGCGCGCTGCTCACCGGCGGCTTCGCCGCGCTGGCGTACCCGATCATGTGGTTCCTGATGCCCGAGGAGCCGGCGGGCGCCCCCGCCTGGCCGCACCCCACGGACACCGCGCCCCGACCCACCCCACCGGCCCCGCCGGCCGGGTGA